The nucleotide sequence ACGTTCGAAATCGAACTGCGCACCTACCCGCTGAATTGCGATGTTAGACAGCCAGGCGTTTACGGCCCTTGGCACGGCGTGCGTTGATCACAGCGCGACCACCACGGGTCTTCATGCGAAC is from Rhodoferax aquaticus and encodes:
- the rpmH gene encoding 50S ribosomal protein L34: MKRTYQPSKIRRARTHGFLVRMKTRGGRAVINARRAKGRKRLAV